In one window of Spartinivicinus marinus DNA:
- a CDS encoding Hsp20 family protein, with protein sequence MTTFDLSPLYRSSIGFDQLASALDSALRSDQTAPGYPPYNIEALDENHYGITLAVAGFEESELDIQTEKGVLTISGKKAKNKEPHKYLYQGIATRSFERKFNLADYVEVTEASLVNGLLSISLKREVPEAMKPKSIPITQGENKVIEHQKKEDKAA encoded by the coding sequence ATGACTACATTTGATTTATCCCCATTATACCGCAGTAGTATTGGGTTTGATCAGCTAGCCTCTGCACTTGATTCAGCGTTGCGTAGTGATCAAACAGCCCCAGGTTATCCACCCTACAATATCGAAGCGCTTGATGAAAACCACTATGGTATTACCTTAGCTGTGGCAGGCTTCGAAGAAAGTGAGCTGGATATCCAAACAGAAAAGGGAGTGCTCACTATAAGCGGTAAGAAAGCTAAAAATAAAGAGCCACATAAATACCTATACCAAGGTATTGCAACACGTTCATTTGAACGAAAATTTAACCTGGCTGATTATGTTGAGGTAACAGAAGCTAGTTTAGTTAATGGTTTACTTAGTATTAGTTTAAAACGAGAAGTACCTGAGGCAATGAAGCCTAAATCAATCCCCATTACTCAAGGGGAAAATAAAGTCATTGAACACCAGAAAAAGGAGGATAAAGCCGCCTAA
- a CDS encoding IS630 family transposase, whose translation MNTTNEFRLANSDKAELSAWLRLTTLPQGLAMRARLLLLLDEGHSPTYIALYLQTSRKSIYKWKNRFIEEGVDGLFDRPRPGRPSLIDEATIQKVLTLTTERIPHESTHWSVQLMSKYAEISTWQVRQIWKAFDLKPHRIKTFKISNDPDFAEKVVDIVGLYMNPPTNAVVLSVDEKSQIQALDRTQPGLPLSPGKIGSRTHDYKRNGTVCLYTAFNVLTGEVTGKVTDNQRSKEFLSFLKQIEKKTPEGYELHVILDNLSAHKTPDVMKWVNKKPHLHFHFTPTSSSWLNAVEGWFAQLERRSLYRGVFTSVKELKDEIYRFISVHNRELAKPFKWVKSAKSIIASVERAKKLLPN comes from the coding sequence ATGAATACTACAAATGAATTTCGTTTAGCAAATAGCGATAAAGCAGAACTGAGCGCGTGGCTTCGACTAACAACTTTGCCACAAGGGTTAGCAATGAGGGCAAGACTGCTTTTATTGCTTGATGAGGGGCATAGTCCTACCTACATAGCCCTGTATCTGCAAACTTCCCGCAAAAGCATTTACAAGTGGAAAAACCGCTTTATTGAAGAAGGGGTAGATGGTTTGTTTGACCGTCCACGTCCTGGTAGACCTAGCCTAATAGATGAAGCAACCATACAAAAAGTTCTAACGTTGACAACTGAGCGTATTCCTCATGAGTCCACACACTGGAGTGTTCAGTTAATGTCAAAATATGCCGAAATTAGCACTTGGCAAGTGAGGCAAATATGGAAAGCTTTTGACCTGAAACCTCATCGGATTAAAACATTTAAGATTAGTAACGACCCTGACTTTGCAGAAAAAGTGGTGGATATAGTGGGGCTTTATATGAATCCTCCTACCAATGCAGTCGTTCTATCTGTTGATGAGAAATCACAAATACAAGCACTGGACAGAACCCAGCCGGGACTACCATTGAGTCCAGGAAAAATCGGCAGTCGAACCCATGATTATAAAAGGAATGGAACAGTTTGTTTATATACTGCATTCAATGTACTGACTGGCGAGGTGACAGGCAAAGTGACAGATAATCAACGTTCAAAAGAGTTTTTAAGCTTTTTGAAGCAGATTGAAAAGAAGACGCCAGAAGGGTATGAGTTGCATGTCATTCTTGATAATTTAAGTGCTCATAAGACACCTGATGTCATGAAATGGGTAAATAAAAAGCCGCATTTACACTTTCACTTCACTCCAACAAGTTCATCATGGTTGAATGCTGTGGAAGGGTGGTTCGCCCAGCTTGAGCGTAGAAGCTTATATAGAGGTGTATTTACAAGTGTTAAGGAACTTAAGGATGAAATCTACCGATTCATTAGCGTACATAATCGAGAACTAGCTAAACCATTTAAATGGGTAAAAAGTGCAAAAAGTATTATTGCCTCTGTGGAACGAGCAAAGAAACTGTTACCTAATTAG
- a CDS encoding membrane-targeted effector domain-containing toxin: MAIIPLDDFKKAASVSFKKKGESYQQLLKLYEGYETVRGNNDVAEYDSLKQLLAEVNKYQQNHQNSKRNPAINELKSQVVERRYQVWHELQLAQIKQEVTQLSQQSSPVRKNKEVMAKSLAELQNLLGSTFKTPSELLMAIESRYSSATQGYINALTNNILKNTNKLGIGSLRAVTSILISPEFAHFQKALSLVELNPNSPVNEQGRVAVAEQLVKYPVEILDLMKAHKINVVVTNDSITTYYPHLKGVTPRGWPAGKTWDDVPGVGSFNNQRGSVIAVILDPNGKWVIPPMGQGHGSSNLVLHETAHAIDRIIGTESQGENLSKRSSFGQAWQNDYQSLDPYYQQGGTAGLEETFAEGIARYYESAARLSWNHVNGWLLNKPFDGLAQEYSTSWWKQQLVNEFSPKVKAYVDQQVPEIYQQEKLDFATLRKIYQAIHDAPVDGQNAPLSVIGQLANQSRTGTISVAPPPPASIYNLNDIWRNLPNREQLTQQASVIGKPIGESYRAILVSLDELWQQQDADRVLAAFELYKQAGEYIQQHPSSKRNPAIQSLRDKLVDAINEAQADDHLVQFQLDKVKAHLKLVQIKSGLITPELSTNNIQQLADGTFILNGGDSSLTELARLQKPFDRALKDQELVDGRALGEKIKAGAQLSDAEVEGINWYTREGYVYLNEALRGGKPLEFFVKDRGVNAVIGLSKLEPHNGTVYRALPVDNLSGLAEQLNPGQLLGDKGFLSTSTSAEFVKEFRGGKGTVIYAIEGVTSGYNISAYAQREKLPGATEQAEVLLQPGSHFRVKAIKQTDQNLYVVLEQTTTFDKGEVVRNIATGEVIGAAVNEQRTTIMDDVTASFNDDSAVDVLEKKWTAKNQVQETIASGLSKQQLSAYELPINQEKLGNALGDGIYEYKDSRVSHVLAIEGVYYPVKFDQDNNTWRIVDATNPAKPGIAIATNNGRWELNTNTGLPGGNPGRIDSTVNKNNVLNSAAIDDLYNKQNQLTDLFNQRLASIDGDISLRPAVTAVFDNTDLTTINRSLAFVAAHADYLASQAMGDSPQDGWLAKFNTLAELSNEKAFGLLSEPDQASIKSYLNQLNQVDLALQAGTGLGPVEALTINELIAKLQANTATDVQSYLLTVGEHSLAISAHQENGQWQFKLNSAVLGEINGISQPVQLQQVLSNYLNTVNDVSGTQHSQLQVAKIDHQTLAMPEFNGQIAELAQPVETTIDRLVALDETAGKVQIGELTVSRDMLHDLGATIDGKGIDSQTDFNDPELVKKLQFSQGKVQDFLHTTASDTLGQEVVQLIKTIDQARTEAGISDRAIVETGSPDHWLRTQLETISKNKLAFDQAKQLLQFGKAHQLSVELAPTANRKQNTSLADILAFASTQHQGGDVQALLGNQNRSRFVNELIAKNRQNNVEADAVQQYGVAQAELTQAFTNANSQRALGQLTIRNLTEQLTDGGNKTLALRSGQHYYLVAKQNSQLSFYDPKTGWISGFTDTQALQGFLTDYFSDLNRLQLGTSAAAFQVNEITPQFLAEEGVKAATATIQQEIPVEIDRLSKLDLSQGPLTVGDQKISRVQLWQLGAQIQGQPIAVDHLSGDWTADLSFNSKALKQHLSSISTNEFVESAVILKTLAKQERIKVENLVDGTPSRQLTQVLQAIENDTPLTGQHISQLQGKIASPRINAGTIKHVAAQTPGIGLQVWGIYSGLKSAVDAFKKGDTQEGLIQTGAVAANIASIPAEIALNRSLPKLGQRLTARLAGSSSRFAAASSNLGKLLGRSAGLGAALITLPFDIYSAVKAFTDAGAEGLTDKQRQDLYVQGGFAVAGAAVSLGLGVAALVTGSAALGPIGLGLSVALIVGTQIYSAVRQVEEVWNHVPELDDWRHRLRQGWLAFWGQDMDEWVLDAYKANKTHDDYLKQTRERSEQLLQGTLGQSVDTIVYGSFNVELRNEQVWQGDGSYKWEKFPHVIGGNDIIDARNGTNGLANAISHAINPDKAVLFNIGGGRDQIYGVTDKRNEFIFGQGNKHLIGGNLNDNFSFSVDLGTLTRLAANLNPDGSLKNSDDFINFRLDGQGGENTLTINTATFNKWAKEGSPAQRYYGYVIDLEQGKVWLKKYGETGEAAKGPEIGALANIHHTTGSGVGAQEGNDGFSDIIYGSAQSNNIVANFGDQVFGRGGNDIITLTDSAYVNGGAGQDVYLVQRGIRHGMIEEDGAQVSVIRLEFALEEITDWQLVGNDLIIRFTGLDKQLTVKSVYQEEGGQFVLQNDNLSFQTRDGFMLVPQLDKTRTPQAAEQPESIKLSTRYLKAGDKTYFDEETGVTIDLADNRIDGNNQGGQHQENDFEKLDKSQLIVLQGDADHQSAPAGSEYFIERGAGETVIKPQAQGNSQPATNKVFLNYDASEITAIETRYQAEQYDHHFSGGVVRNAGYHRKNYALVVTLQDGRQIVLEDIIDKTTHAGDALPYGGNVLRDFLLITRDGIAYSLQDKSGQTKVLATHSHYHDRYNNGVFTVNTLHTLNKQDYKLTDWQWGSGKQLAGRYQLSAEGTAFDDTLLGNADANVIRGYGGNDYLQGKEGHDTYVIGALAGTVTINNVAADKQQDSVIIGAAFKDISSQREGDNLVLTAHLPRPNEQGGVTYITRQVILENYFVSDDYRHISIVSNDGHQQELLVDEQGQVSRLVLLAENSQETIIDGNKGNVVQGTQTGDQIRVNADQSSTVIYANDGDDVITFNSSGSDVAGGGEGSDRYQVTQASRGLKTIDNLAEVGEDVLVLEQIISLDNLQLARNGMDLHLLVKGDDGKISTANTTEVKITNYYLSETYRHISLILAESEVSETELYTLAQLAPVRDSLVIDQGTSDTTKNTASQANTVSVVELDGETVANNAYLGRDQDDYLKLKKLGQLQQIDLGGGENTLDLSLLAVDPAIKVTSDISTVTVLVPESREYQRLYVGNQEIKLNGVQHLVGTAYADEIWGSEANNILLGGQGNDRIYGLSGINTLVGGQGFDQLVGRAAN, from the coding sequence ATGGCAATTATTCCCTTAGATGATTTTAAAAAAGCAGCATCAGTATCGTTCAAAAAGAAAGGCGAAAGTTATCAACAACTGCTTAAACTATATGAAGGGTATGAAACAGTAAGGGGAAATAATGATGTTGCTGAATATGACTCCTTAAAACAGCTTTTAGCTGAAGTCAATAAATACCAGCAAAATCATCAAAACTCCAAAAGAAATCCGGCTATTAATGAGCTTAAATCTCAGGTGGTTGAAAGGCGCTATCAGGTTTGGCATGAATTACAGTTGGCACAAATTAAACAGGAAGTGACACAACTTAGTCAGCAATCATCGCCTGTACGTAAAAATAAAGAGGTGATGGCAAAGTCATTGGCTGAGCTGCAAAATTTATTAGGGAGCACCTTTAAAACGCCTTCTGAACTATTGATGGCGATAGAAAGCCGATACTCTTCGGCTACACAGGGGTATATCAATGCTCTAACCAATAATATTTTAAAAAATACCAATAAACTGGGTATTGGGTCTTTAAGGGCTGTTACCAGCATTTTAATAAGTCCTGAGTTTGCACATTTTCAAAAAGCCCTTTCGTTAGTTGAGCTAAATCCAAACAGTCCTGTAAATGAACAGGGGAGAGTTGCCGTTGCAGAACAGTTGGTCAAATATCCTGTAGAAATTTTAGATTTAATGAAAGCCCACAAAATTAATGTTGTGGTTACTAACGATAGTATTACTACATATTATCCTCATTTAAAAGGTGTGACACCACGAGGCTGGCCTGCAGGTAAAACTTGGGATGATGTGCCTGGTGTTGGATCATTTAATAATCAGCGAGGTTCGGTGATCGCTGTAATTCTTGATCCAAATGGCAAGTGGGTGATACCTCCGATGGGTCAGGGCCATGGATCATCCAACTTGGTACTCCATGAAACAGCACATGCCATCGACAGAATTATTGGGACAGAAAGTCAAGGTGAGAACCTAAGTAAGCGAAGTTCGTTTGGTCAAGCATGGCAAAATGACTATCAATCTCTAGACCCTTATTATCAACAAGGTGGCACTGCAGGCTTAGAAGAAACCTTTGCTGAAGGCATTGCACGCTACTATGAAAGTGCGGCTCGCTTGTCTTGGAATCATGTCAATGGCTGGCTATTAAATAAACCTTTTGATGGCTTAGCACAGGAATACTCTACAAGCTGGTGGAAACAACAGCTGGTAAATGAGTTTTCCCCAAAAGTTAAAGCTTATGTCGACCAGCAAGTACCTGAAATTTATCAGCAGGAAAAGCTTGACTTTGCCACGCTACGTAAAATCTATCAAGCTATCCATGATGCGCCTGTAGATGGACAAAATGCACCTCTTTCAGTCATTGGCCAATTAGCTAATCAAAGCCGTACTGGTACAATCTCTGTTGCACCGCCCCCACCAGCAAGCATTTATAATTTAAATGATATCTGGAGGAATCTTCCTAACAGGGAGCAGTTGACTCAACAAGCCTCAGTTATTGGTAAGCCTATAGGCGAAAGCTATCGTGCAATATTAGTGAGCTTAGATGAACTATGGCAGCAGCAAGATGCAGATAGGGTGTTGGCGGCATTTGAGCTTTATAAACAAGCCGGCGAATATATTCAACAGCATCCAAGTTCAAAACGTAATCCTGCTATCCAGAGCTTGCGTGACAAGCTAGTCGATGCAATTAATGAAGCACAAGCGGATGATCACTTAGTACAATTTCAACTGGATAAAGTAAAAGCGCATTTGAAGTTAGTCCAAATAAAATCGGGGCTGATTACACCCGAATTATCAACTAATAATATACAACAGTTAGCAGACGGAACCTTTATTTTAAATGGTGGTGACTCTTCCCTGACAGAGCTAGCACGTTTACAGAAGCCTTTTGATCGTGCGCTTAAGGATCAAGAGCTTGTAGATGGAAGAGCACTTGGTGAAAAGATAAAGGCCGGCGCTCAATTATCTGATGCAGAAGTAGAAGGCATTAACTGGTATACCAGAGAAGGATATGTATACCTAAATGAAGCGTTGCGTGGAGGAAAACCGCTAGAGTTTTTTGTTAAAGATAGAGGGGTTAATGCCGTTATCGGTTTAAGTAAACTGGAGCCTCATAATGGTACGGTTTATCGTGCACTGCCAGTAGACAATTTATCCGGATTAGCAGAACAACTAAACCCAGGCCAACTGCTCGGTGATAAAGGATTTTTATCAACCTCAACCAGTGCCGAGTTTGTCAAAGAGTTTCGAGGTGGGAAAGGAACCGTTATTTATGCCATTGAAGGTGTAACTAGTGGTTACAATATTTCTGCTTATGCACAACGAGAGAAACTCCCTGGTGCAACAGAGCAAGCGGAAGTGCTGCTTCAACCAGGTAGCCACTTTAGAGTTAAAGCCATTAAGCAAACGGATCAAAATTTATATGTTGTTTTAGAGCAAACTACCACATTTGATAAGGGTGAAGTTGTTCGAAATATTGCTACTGGAGAGGTTATTGGCGCTGCAGTCAATGAGCAGAGAACAACTATCATGGATGATGTTACGGCATCATTTAACGATGATAGTGCAGTTGATGTATTAGAAAAAAAATGGACTGCAAAAAATCAGGTACAAGAGACTATTGCTTCAGGCCTTTCGAAACAACAATTGTCTGCATACGAATTACCTATCAACCAAGAAAAGCTAGGTAATGCACTGGGTGATGGTATTTATGAGTACAAAGATAGCCGCGTTTCACATGTGCTAGCAATTGAAGGTGTTTATTATCCTGTTAAGTTTGATCAAGACAACAACACTTGGCGTATTGTGGATGCAACGAATCCAGCAAAACCAGGTATTGCGATTGCAACGAATAATGGTCGTTGGGAGTTAAATACTAACACTGGTTTACCTGGTGGAAATCCCGGTCGTATTGATTCTACTGTTAATAAAAATAATGTACTCAATTCAGCAGCCATTGATGATCTTTACAATAAACAAAACCAATTAACAGACCTGTTTAATCAGCGCTTGGCGAGTATTGACGGTGATATTAGTTTACGCCCTGCAGTAACCGCTGTATTTGATAATACCGATCTAACAACCATTAATCGTTCACTTGCGTTTGTGGCTGCTCATGCAGATTATTTGGCTAGTCAAGCAATGGGTGATAGCCCGCAAGATGGCTGGTTAGCCAAGTTTAATACCTTGGCAGAGTTGAGTAATGAAAAAGCATTTGGCTTATTGAGTGAACCTGATCAAGCATCAATTAAGAGCTATTTGAATCAACTCAACCAAGTGGATTTAGCACTACAAGCAGGTACAGGGTTAGGTCCAGTAGAAGCATTAACAATTAATGAATTGATTGCAAAACTGCAAGCCAATACCGCAACTGATGTGCAGTCTTACCTATTGACAGTGGGTGAGCATAGTTTGGCAATATCTGCCCACCAAGAAAATGGCCAATGGCAATTTAAGCTTAACAGTGCTGTTTTGGGTGAAATTAATGGTATTTCTCAACCGGTACAACTACAACAAGTGTTGAGTAATTACCTGAATACGGTCAATGACGTCTCAGGTACCCAACACAGTCAATTACAAGTCGCAAAAATTGATCATCAAACCCTGGCTATGCCTGAATTCAATGGACAGATCGCTGAGCTTGCTCAGCCAGTTGAGACGACAATAGATCGGCTGGTTGCACTGGATGAAACGGCAGGTAAAGTACAAATAGGTGAACTCACCGTTAGCCGTGATATGTTGCATGATTTAGGGGCAACCATTGATGGTAAGGGCATTGATAGTCAAACGGATTTTAATGACCCTGAGTTAGTTAAAAAGCTGCAGTTTAGTCAAGGTAAAGTCCAAGACTTTTTACACACAACGGCTTCTGATACGCTTGGTCAGGAAGTAGTACAACTAATTAAGACCATTGACCAGGCACGAACGGAAGCGGGCATTTCAGACCGCGCTATTGTGGAAACGGGTAGCCCAGACCACTGGCTAAGAACTCAACTGGAAACTATTAGCAAGAATAAGCTGGCTTTTGACCAGGCGAAACAACTGTTGCAGTTTGGTAAAGCTCATCAACTGTCGGTTGAGTTAGCACCGACAGCTAACCGTAAACAAAATACCTCATTGGCTGATATTTTAGCGTTTGCCAGTACCCAGCATCAGGGCGGTGATGTTCAAGCATTATTGGGCAATCAAAACCGTTCCCGCTTTGTTAATGAGTTAATTGCTAAAAACAGACAAAATAATGTTGAAGCCGACGCTGTTCAGCAATATGGCGTAGCACAAGCGGAGCTTACTCAAGCCTTTACTAATGCAAATTCACAACGTGCATTAGGCCAGTTAACGATTCGAAATCTTACTGAGCAGTTGACTGATGGCGGCAATAAAACATTAGCGTTACGGTCTGGTCAGCATTATTATTTAGTGGCGAAACAAAATAGCCAATTATCATTTTATGATCCCAAAACGGGTTGGATTAGTGGCTTTACTGATACTCAGGCATTGCAGGGCTTTCTAACCGATTATTTTTCTGACCTTAACCGTTTACAACTAGGTACATCAGCAGCGGCCTTTCAGGTAAATGAAATCACACCTCAGTTTCTTGCGGAAGAAGGTGTAAAAGCTGCCACGGCTACAATACAACAAGAGATACCGGTTGAAATTGATCGTTTATCTAAACTGGACTTGAGTCAAGGTCCGCTGACAGTGGGCGATCAAAAAATTAGCCGGGTACAACTATGGCAATTAGGAGCCCAAATTCAGGGACAGCCAATTGCTGTGGATCACTTAAGTGGAGATTGGACTGCTGACTTAAGCTTTAATAGCAAAGCATTGAAACAGCACCTGTCTTCTATTTCTACGAATGAATTTGTTGAAAGTGCGGTGATATTAAAAACACTGGCTAAGCAAGAACGGATTAAAGTTGAAAATCTGGTTGATGGCACCCCATCTCGTCAATTAACCCAGGTATTACAAGCGATAGAGAATGACACACCATTAACTGGTCAGCATATCAGTCAGTTGCAGGGTAAAATTGCCAGTCCAAGAATAAATGCCGGCACGATTAAACATGTTGCTGCACAAACCCCGGGCATTGGTCTACAGGTGTGGGGTATTTATTCAGGTTTAAAATCAGCAGTGGATGCTTTCAAAAAAGGCGATACACAAGAAGGTTTAATTCAAACCGGCGCTGTAGCAGCAAATATTGCCTCTATCCCAGCCGAAATTGCCTTAAATCGCAGCTTACCTAAATTGGGTCAGCGTTTAACGGCTCGGTTGGCTGGTAGTAGTTCTCGATTTGCCGCTGCCAGTAGCAATTTAGGTAAATTGTTGGGGCGTAGTGCAGGCTTAGGAGCTGCGTTAATTACCTTACCCTTTGATATCTATAGTGCAGTTAAAGCCTTTACTGATGCGGGAGCAGAAGGACTCACGGATAAACAACGACAGGACTTGTATGTGCAAGGAGGTTTTGCCGTTGCTGGTGCTGCTGTGTCACTTGGGCTTGGTGTAGCGGCACTGGTAACAGGTAGTGCAGCTCTGGGGCCGATTGGGTTGGGCTTGAGTGTTGCTTTAATCGTGGGCACCCAAATTTACTCTGCCGTTCGCCAGGTAGAAGAAGTTTGGAATCATGTACCTGAGTTGGATGACTGGCGACATCGGTTGCGCCAAGGCTGGTTGGCATTTTGGGGACAAGACATGGATGAATGGGTCTTGGATGCTTATAAAGCGAATAAGACACATGATGACTACCTGAAACAAACCCGAGAGCGGTCAGAGCAGCTATTACAAGGTACATTAGGTCAATCGGTGGATACCATTGTGTATGGCAGCTTTAATGTTGAATTACGCAATGAGCAAGTATGGCAAGGGGATGGCTCTTATAAATGGGAGAAATTTCCCCATGTGATCGGTGGTAATGACATCATTGATGCCCGCAATGGCACTAATGGCTTAGCGAATGCTATTAGCCATGCAATAAATCCAGATAAAGCCGTGTTGTTTAATATTGGTGGTGGCCGCGATCAAATTTATGGCGTCACTGATAAACGGAATGAATTTATTTTCGGTCAAGGTAATAAGCATTTAATTGGTGGTAACCTGAATGATAACTTTTCATTCTCTGTAGATTTGGGCACCTTAACTCGACTGGCAGCCAATCTAAACCCAGATGGTAGCCTGAAAAACAGTGATGACTTTATTAACTTCCGTCTGGATGGCCAAGGGGGAGAAAACACCTTAACCATTAATACAGCCACCTTTAATAAATGGGCTAAAGAAGGCTCTCCGGCTCAACGTTATTATGGATATGTCATTGATTTAGAACAGGGCAAAGTTTGGCTGAAAAAATACGGTGAAACTGGGGAAGCTGCGAAAGGACCAGAAATTGGCGCACTAGCAAATATTCATCATACGACAGGTTCCGGTGTGGGTGCTCAGGAAGGTAATGATGGATTTAGTGATATTATTTATGGCTCTGCACAAAGCAATAATATAGTCGCTAATTTTGGTGACCAGGTGTTTGGGCGCGGTGGTAATGACATAATTACCTTAACCGATAGTGCATATGTTAATGGTGGAGCTGGCCAGGACGTATATTTAGTGCAGAGGGGAATTCGTCATGGAATGATTGAGGAAGACGGTGCACAAGTATCTGTTATACGCTTGGAGTTTGCTTTAGAAGAAATCACCGACTGGCAATTAGTGGGTAATGATTTAATTATTCGCTTTACTGGGTTAGATAAACAGTTAACAGTAAAATCTGTTTATCAAGAAGAGGGCGGTCAATTTGTTTTACAAAATGACAATCTCAGCTTTCAAACCCGGGATGGGTTTATGTTGGTGCCACAGCTGGATAAAACCCGAACACCACAAGCCGCTGAGCAACCGGAATCAATTAAGCTGTCTACCCGTTATTTAAAAGCAGGGGATAAAACCTATTTTGACGAAGAAACGGGCGTTACTATTGATCTGGCTGACAACCGTATTGATGGCAATAATCAAGGTGGCCAACATCAGGAAAATGATTTTGAAAAACTGGATAAAAGCCAATTAATTGTATTACAGGGTGATGCTGATCATCAAAGTGCGCCAGCGGGTTCTGAGTATTTTATAGAACGAGGGGCTGGCGAAACGGTTATTAAACCACAAGCGCAGGGTAATAGCCAGCCTGCCACTAATAAGGTGTTTTTGAATTATGATGCTTCTGAAATAACGGCCATTGAAACCCGTTATCAAGCAGAACAATATGATCACCACTTCAGCGGAGGGGTTGTCAGGAACGCCGGTTATCACCGTAAAAACTATGCATTGGTGGTAACACTCCAAGATGGGCGTCAAATAGTTCTAGAAGATATTATTGATAAAACCACCCATGCTGGGGATGCATTACCTTATGGCGGCAATGTTCTGAGAGATTTTCTACTCATTACACGAGATGGTATTGCCTATTCGTTACAAGACAAGAGTGGTCAAACAAAAGTCTTGGCAACCCATAGCCATTATCATGATAGATACAATAATGGTGTTTTTACGGTTAATACGCTGCATACGCTTAATAAGCAGGATTATAAATTAACCGATTGGCAGTGGGGTAGCGGTAAGCAACTGGCAGGTCGTTACCAGTTATCGGCAGAAGGTACCGCATTTGATGACACCTTGCTTGGTAATGCTGATGCCAATGTGATACGTGGTTATGGTGGTAATGATTACCTGCAAGGTAAAGAAGGGCATGATACTTATGTTATTGGTGCTTTAGCAGGTACCGTTACTATTAACAATGTAGCCGCTGATAAACAGCAGGATAGTGTTATTATTGGTGCAGCATTTAAGGATATTAGCAGCCAACGCGAAGGAGATAACTTAGTCCTTACTGCCCATTTACCGCGGCCAAATGAGCAAGGGGGAGTAACCTATATTACCCGTCAGGTGATTCTTGAAAATTATTTTGTCAGTGATGACTATCGACATATCAGTATTGTGTCGAATGACGGCCATCAACAAGAATTGCTTGTGGATGAACAAGGTCAGGTTAGCCGTTTAGTTCTTCTGGCAGAAAATAGTCAAGAAACTATTATTGATGGCAATAAAGGCAACGTTGTACAAGGCACGCAAACGGGGGATCAAATTAGAGTAAATGCGGATCAATCCAGCACAGTTATTTATGCTAATGACGGCGATGATGTGATTACTTTTAATTCCAGTGGCAGTGATGTAGCTGGTGGTGGTGAAGGCAGTGATCGTTATCAAGTGACTCAGGCCAGCCGAGGTTTGAAAACCATTGACAACTTGGCTGAAGTGGGTGAAGACGTTTTGGTGCTGGAACAAATTATTAGCTTGGATAATTTGCAATTAGCACGCAACGGGATGGATTTACATCTATTGGTTAAAGGAGATGATGGCAAAATTAGCACGGCCAATACCACGGAAGTTAAAATAACAAACTATTACCTAAGCGAAACCTATCGTCATATTTCGTTGATATTGGCAGAATCAGAGGTATCTGAAACTGAGTTATACACGTTAGCTCAATTAGCGCCTGTAAGGGATAGTTTAGTCATTGATCAAGGCACTTCAGATACAACAAAAAATACAGCTTCTCAGGCCAATACAGTCAGTGTTGTAGAACTGGATGGCGAAACGGTTGCAAACAATGCTTATCTTGGCAGGGATCAAGATGATTATCTGAAGCTGAAAAAATTAGGTCAATTACAGCAGATTGATTTAGGGGGTGGTGAAAATACGTTAGACTTGAGTCTGCTAGCAGTTGATCCAGCAATAAAAGTAACTTCTGATATATCAACAGTAACAGTGCTAGTTCCGGAATCTCGGGAATATCAGCGTTTATATGTAGGTAACCAAGAAATTAAACTGAATGGTGTACAACACCTAGTGGGTACTGCATATGCAGATGAAATTTGGGGAAGTGAAGCGAACAATATCCTGTTAGGTGGACAAGGCAATGATCGTATTTATGGCCTGTCGGGTATTAATACTCTTGTCGGTGGACAGGGATTTGACCAGCTAGTGGGCCGTGCGGCTAATTAG